The Symphalangus syndactylus isolate Jambi chromosome 3, NHGRI_mSymSyn1-v2.1_pri, whole genome shotgun sequence genome has a segment encoding these proteins:
- the LOC134736264 gene encoding uncharacterized protein, translated as MSSKCNTPASRVPGTASAPPGTASACPEQTWHSLEQPRRLLEQTWHSLERTWRSPEQPWRPLEQTWHSPEQPQRPLERTWHSLEQPRRLLEQTWRSPEQPRRLLEQTWHSPEQPQRPLERTWHSLEQPRRLLEQTWCSPEQPRRLLEQTWHSLEQTWHSLERTWRSPEQPQRPLERTWHSLEQPRRLLEQTWHSPEQPRRPPEQPRRPLEQTWHSPEQPRRPRNRHGTPQNSLGTPWNRHGTPQNSLGAPWNRHGTPRNSLGTSWNSLGAPRNRHGTPLNRHGTPRNRHGTPWNRHGTPRNSLGTPGTDVALPRTASTPPGTDMPLPGTASAPPGTDMVLPGTDMALPGTDMALPGTDMPLPGTALAPLEQPRRAQNRHGTPRNSLGTPQNSLGTPWNSLGTPWNGHGAPRNSLSAPGTDMALPGTASMPPGTALAPPGTALAPPEQTWPPLEQPGAPWNRHGPPRTDTEPPEQPRRPLEQTRPPLEQPGAPWDRHSALWNSLAPPGMATSPHPSCAALGICPYVVSVQLCQQGQPHKRPQLNPPSGLPYSGSGSASSREVCWPLCWPRLAAWTPVRATLVTEQDIRVCSPWDAAPDSQAWVCPFR; from the coding sequence ATGTCTTCAAAGTGCAACACCCCAGCTAGCAGGGTCCCCGGAACAGCCTCAGCGCCCCCCGGAACAGCCTCGGCGTGCCCGGAACAGACATGGCACTCCCTGGAACAGCCTCGGCGTCTCCTGGAACAGACATGGCACTCCCTGGAACGGACATGGCGCTCCCCGGAACAGCCTTGGCGCCCCCTGGAACAGACATGGCACTCCCCGGAACAGCCTCAGCGCCCCCTGGAACGGACATGGCACTCCCTGGAACAGCCTCGGCGTCTCCTGGAACAGACATGGCGCTCCCCGGAACAGCCTCGGCGCCTCCTGGAACAGACATGGCACTCCCCGGAACAGCCTCAGCGCCCCCTGGAACGGACATGGCACTCCCTGGAACAGCCTCGGCGTCTCCTGGAGCAGACATGGTGCTCCCCGGAACAGCCTCGGCGCCTCCTGGAACAGACATGGCACTCCCTGGAACAGACATGGCACTCCCTGGAACGGACATGGCGCTCCCCGGAACAGCCTCAGCGCCCCCTGGAACGGACATGGCACTCCCTGGAACAGCCTCGGCGTCTCCTGGAACAGACATGGCACTCCCCGGAACAGCCTCGGCGCCCCCCGGAACAGCCTCGGCGACCCCTGGAACAGACATGGCACTCCCCGGAACAGCCTCGGCGCCCCCGGAACAGACATGGCACTCCCCAGAACAGCCTCGGCACCCCCTGGAACAGACATGGCACTCCCCAGAACAGCCTCGGTGCCCCCTGGAACAGACATGGCACTCCCCGGAACAGCCTTGGCACCTCCTGGAACAGCCTTGGCGCCCCCCGGAACAGACATGGCACTCCCCTGAACAGACATGGCACTCCCCGGAACAGACATGGCACTCCCTGGAACAGACATGGCACTCCCCGGAACAGCCTCGGCACCCCCGGAACGGACGTGGCACTCCCCAGAACAGCCTCGACACCCCCTGGAACAGACATGCCACTCCCTGGAACAGCCTCGGCGCCCCCTGGAACAGACATGGTGCTCCCTGGAACAGACATGGCGCTCCCTGGAACAGACATGGCGCTCCCCGGAACAGACATGCCACTCCCTGGAACAGCCTTGGCTCCCCTGGAACAGCCTCGGCGTGCCCAGAACAGACATGGCACTCCCCGGAACAGCCTCGGCACCCCCCAGAACAGCCTCGGCACCCCCTGGAACAGCCTCGGCACCCCCTGGAACGGACATGGCGCCCCCCGGAACAGCCTCAGCGCCCCCGGAACAGACATGGCACTCCCTGGAACAGCCTCGATGCCCCCTGGAACAGCCTTGGCGCCCCCCGGAACAGCCTTGGCGCCCCCAGAACAGACATGGCCTCCCCTGGAACAGCCTGGTGCTCCCTGGAACAGACACGGTCCCCCCAGAACAGACACAGAGCCCCCGGAACAGCCTCGGCGCCCTCTGGAGCAGACAAGGCCCCCCCTGGAACAGCCTGGTGCTCCCTGGGACAGACACAGTGCCCTCTGGAACAGTCTGGCGCCTCCTGGAATGGCCACATCCCCCCATCCTTCCTGTGCCGCGTTAGGCATCTGCCCTTACGTGGTTAGTGTCCAGCTCTGTCAACAAGGCCAGCCCCACAAGAGGCCCCAGCTCAACCCTCCCAGTGGGCTCCCCTACTCAGGCTCTGGGTCAGCTTCTTCCCGGGAGGTGTGCTGGCCCCTGTGCTGGCCCCGCCTCGCTGCCTGGACACCTGTCCGTGCCACCCTGGTCACCGAGCAGGACATCCGTGTCTGTAGCCCCTGGGACGCTGCCCCTGACAGCCAGGCCTGGGTTTGTCCTTTTAGGTAG